The genomic interval AAGTTGTAAGCTACATTGTGAACGTGGGGATCATTACgtaatgatgataacgatggtgatgatgataataataataataatattctgcatttatatagcgcttaatacatcgaaacgacgtttctaagcgctttacagatttattattaccccggtcatcggatccttgcatgcccgcatacaatgtatgtaccttctccactccctggggagcattccaacaagagttccaagactcaattgcttggcatactacataggctttcgcatcctaccgggtacccatttaacacctagGTGGaaagtggcaaattgtggattgacgccttgccaaaggacgctaggccatggcgggattcgaacacacgaccctctgattacaaggcgagagtcagaaccgctacaccacggcgcttccaccatgatgatggtgatgatgatgatggtgatgatgatgatgatgacgataatggtggtgatgatggtgatgatgatgatacttataatggtggtgatagtggtgaAGGTTGTAAGCTACATTGTGAACGTGGGGATCATTacgtaatgatgataatgatggttatgatgatgatgatgatgatgatgacgatgatggtggtggtggtgatggtggtaatgataatgatgatggtaacggtaatggtgatgatgatgatgatgccatggcgatgatgataatgataatgttgattgcgatgttgatgatgatgatgactcatataatggtggtgatagtggtgaAGGTTGTTACCTACATTGTGAACGAGGTGATCATTTGGAAAACATGATAACCAGTCCACTCTCATAATGTTTGTACAACCTCACATTGCATCTTATAATGTTTActaattttcattgtattataTTTGTGTTCAAACACCGGCTAGACATAGATGTAAACCCTATAACCCTGCAAGCaataaattttctttattcaCGTGTTTGGCAAATCCATAACACGACACACCACcttaattaaattaatttaatcTGATGTTAGAGATTCTATATATAGCACCATTTCCATCATCAAAACAtaatatcatcttcatgatctttCTGTATTTAGTGATAACAAATCTCTTACATTCATATGAATGATGGCCCTGAATATAATCatgacttgtttaaaaaaaagtacgTCTGTGTCGTCTAGTTCACGATTTTGGTCGCAAATTGCGAGACTTTGGTCACTAATTCCACTATTGCAGTCGCAAATTATAGGACGTTTCGTCCGCAGGTCTGCAATTTATGTGGCAAAGTTCATCACCTTTCTCGTGAATCTTTCAATTTGGGTaatttatcccccccccctccccctctcactttctctccctctcaccACACTCATCTACAtgatttcagtttcagttttatttttactcatttccaacagaacagtATACAAAATCCAAAGAAATGCAATTATGATAACAATTGAAGTATAATAAACAAACATGTAACATAACTTTATATGTCGTAATTATACATAAGAAACTTAGACTCCTCTCTATCAATcagtatatctatatatctatctatctatctatctatatatctgcaCTTGGATAAGGTTCTCCGATCCTATCAGTTAACAACTCTGCACATTCCCACCTTCTACGagcaaaaaagataaaatatagaGAAATGACGGCCCCTTACAGCTGCATCTACTAAATGCTAAATAAAGTAACCTTATATCGCCATATACTAAGCATCTTACGGAAATCGCCCCATTTCAGAAATACTTACTTGATTTAAGGCAAAGGTCAACCACACGTCCAAAAATGATTATGTGGAAGACTAATTATTGACATTCATGTTAATCAGTTTTATCCTTTTTTGCAGAATGACCAACATGGCTACCTCAAATTTCATTCTTATCTCATTACTGACGATGACAGCGACGATGACTACCGTCGATGCTCAGTGCGGATCTGTCACCCTAGTCAACATCAGCTACACAGAGGATTTCGTTTACGTCTACGAAGGACTCCAGGCAAACTTCACATTGATCATTGATGACGTAGTTAGCGATGGGATCCTCTCTTTCAGGTCAGATAGCCCACATCACTTCGAGTTGAAGGACCCAGAAGTGACCTTTAACCTGACTGTGGGTGGAGGTTATCCAATGAACATCACTTCGACTATCATTGGAAATGTGATATCAATCGAGGTAATGTGTTTTCCTTGGAATCGAAGACTATCATTtggaaatcatgtttttgtaaTGCCTGTTTATGCAAGAAACATGAGATTTGAATTGACTACTGGAAAATTACATATTTGAAAACgacaaaatgatacaaaaattatatttcatcattgtgttttttgttgtttattgtaATACAATTCTGTAAAAAAAGGTTTGAGAGATTTTCCAATGTGGCATCTAAAGAACCCTTAGTGCAATGATTTGCCATCAGAATCTTCaccaaaaaatgcaaaatcaGTCTCGTCACTAACGGACCCAAGATTTGACATAAATATGACGACGAAGATTCAATTACAGTCCTGAATGTTGATTGACAAATGGGAAGATTAAAAAATTGGGTCACGATTGACCCCTAATAGTATCTCAATCTAGacaatgataccaaaatatatataaaatacgTCGTAAACTTTAATGGTATTAAGCATTAAATCGTGAAATGTTATTTCGGCGGTGGAAGGACGCAGCGCGTCTTTTGGGTGCCGAAACCCTGTTCGGCTAATACTCTATATACAAATTAccatttttgttcatatttgtAATTGTCAATATTGGACATGGAATGAGATGATAACGAATGAGGTTTGTATGATTTTTTCAGGAAATGGAAATATTATTTACCCCAGATGGCTCAAATGGCGTCGTAGTTGTTGGTTCTCAAAGCGTAGGCGTCCGTCGTATTCCAAACATTCTGCAATTGATTTACATCTACACTCTACTGGCATGGGTTGTGATTAGCTATATATCTATGGGTGGTAGCATGGATCTCAAAGCAATCTGGGAGAAAGTTCGACGCCCTTATGGTATCCTGATTGGTCTGTTCTGTCAGTTCATCATCATGCCTGCTCTTACTTTCGCCGTTGCCCGTCTCATTACTGGtaaatatttgtttaaccgtACACTGTTGgaaaatttttactttaaataaaattcctgcagcagagtctcgagaacacctgtaatcttagtCCACTGTGtaatattacatgcatttgtgtaaaattacagaaactagatatttggtgtatgtaaccttacaaatttattgtaataaaactgtttccCCCCTTTTTAAAACAGACATGTTccataaaattatataaaaaattgtataaaatctttcctgttttaacaatttaaagaatgatttggttacttctttctgtaaaattgttttttaatttttcttctgtaaaatcttctggttttttttaacagtgtaggcaaaaaaattggtaccagttaaaataaaacaattaaacttACAAGCACATGGATAAAAAATGGTGATGGGTGATAATTTAAAGTTTGTTTGATTACACATATCATTTGAAATACGATAATGTTCTTAGCTGCGTTCGTGATATAATGTGAAAAGAAATTATGTCGTTCGTATCATTTACAAGTATattaatatttatgatttccagtcatttcgatatgttgtgtcaaatcacaatgaccccatcaaacaatttctctggacttaatatatatatatatatatatatatatattaacttTCAGATGAGCCTACAGCAGCAATTGGTATCGTCTTGGTCGGCACATGTCCTGGCGGATGGTTAAGTAATATCTTCAGCGTTCTTCTCGATGTCGATTACACCTTGAGCGTGACCATGACATTCTTCTCCTCCATCATCGCGCTCGGTATGATGCCCCTCAATCTCCTCATCTACGCCACGCCCTTTACTGGTGGTGATGCACGACTGGGCACACCATATGTCGACCTCGTCCAGCAGCTCGTCATCCTCATCCTACCCGTCTTCCTCGGGATAGGCCTCTCCTATAAATTCAAGAAGTGAGTGTTTCATTTATGCTATTAAACCATATACACACTGGTGAATTTACTGTATACATGGATCATATGGGTGTCACGTGTATGAAAATATAGATCTTTTCATTAATATCTAGGTGAGTTCAATTTATGGCAGGCCTAAGTTATATAATCAGGCTCTTCCGGTGTTCCGTGTTACTTTCTTTTCTGATTTCTAAATATGATTCCTTATTCGTTCGCTATCTGATACGAATGGTTCATCATTTCATAAAGTAAAACGCACAAGATATTTTTGAAACATGAATTATCCCTCCTCTAAAACAAGCAGATTATATGGATGTCACATTATGAACCATTTGTGATTTTAAATGATAGTCACTCCAGTTGGAAGTCGTTTGTTTGTAAATATATACCATTCACATGACACATGATGACATAATCCATTCCAATATCGCTGAATCATTTTCACGCATCTTATAAAGTCAATTGACTTTCTAAATTAATGCATGGGCGGAGCGGGGGTATTCTGTTAGTGGGTAAGACGGTAAGGAGGCCCAAAGATGACGTTAtcttttttctcaattgaaaaaaaaaaatcataagagtTACACGATCTAATCCTCTCTGTCTGTTATTCATCTGTCTTCCCTCCCCCTCTCGTTTTCCTGTTTTCCCCACTACTTGAATAATTATAATCGAGGTGGCAACCCCTGAACCCCTTGCTTCACCACATCTTGAATCGATGATTGCATAATTTCTCATCAACAAGCTTACATTTATGGATTATGTATCATCGTTTTACACAGATTCAGGAAGTTTTGTGATAAAGTCATTAAACCGATCTCAGCCCTTCTCATCATATGTGGAGTGTCGCTTGGTGTCCCAGCAGACCTCTATGCCTACACTACATCACCACTCGAGGTAAGGTCTAAAATGTGTATAATGTTGCCGGTATATTGCTATCCATTTAACCGCCATCCTGATTATGAATCCGGGGATAAAtcctaccccctcccccattctaCATACTCTCCTTCtctgcactgcaaaaacaccggtgttgatttaacaccagcccggaatctatgtccacaccagagaagtgttaaactacaccagtttggttttggtctaacaccagataggtgttcaTACAACgcaaattag from Lytechinus pictus isolate F3 Inbred chromosome 2, Lp3.0, whole genome shotgun sequence carries:
- the LOC129273375 gene encoding ileal sodium/bile acid cotransporter-like isoform X3, which produces MTNMATSNFILISLLTMTATMTTVDAQCGSVTLVNISYTEDFVYVYEGLQANFTLIIDDVVSDGILSFRSDSPHHFELKDPEVTFNLTVGGGYPMNITSTIIGNVISIEEMEILFTPDGSNGVVVVGSQSVGVRRIPNILQLIYIYTLLAWVVISYISMGGSMDLKAIWEKVRRPYGILIGLFCQFIIMPALTFAVARLITDEPTAAIGIVLVGTCPGGWLSNIFSVLLDVDYTLSVTMTFFSSIIALGMMPLNLLIYATPFTGGDARLGTPYVDLVQQLVILILPVFLGIGLSYKFKKFRKFCDKVIKPISALLIICGVSLGVPADLYAYTTSPLENWIASMITPVFGAFFGLAFARIFARDVRTSITISLETGVQNALLGRTIVALFYPQPEADLIARVQLTFVMVTLVEGTLASIIYSLFRYFCCRKQCDKMMPKEDDVKDEEAVVVDDIEPKIGHESNGNTPNPIGVENAGFEISDN
- the LOC129273375 gene encoding ileal sodium/bile acid cotransporter-like isoform X1, producing MPFILFCRMTNMATSNFILISLLTMTATMTTVDAQCGSVTLVNISYTEDFVYVYEGLQANFTLIIDDVVSDGILSFRSDSPHHFELKDPEVTFNLTVGGGYPMNITSTIIGNVISIEEMEILFTPDGSNGVVVVGSQSVGVRRIPNILQLIYIYTLLAWVVISYISMGGSMDLKAIWEKVRRPYGILIGLFCQFIIMPALTFAVARLITDEPTAAIGIVLVGTCPGGWLSNIFSVLLDVDYTLSVTMTFFSSIIALGMMPLNLLIYATPFTGGDARLGTPYVDLVQQLVILILPVFLGIGLSYKFKKFRKFCDKVIKPISALLIICGVSLGVPADLYAYTTSPLENWIASMITPVFGAFFGLAFARIFARDVRTSITISLETGVQNALLGRTIVALFYPQPEADLIARVQLTFVMVTLVEGTLASIIYSLFRYFCCRKQCDKMMPKEDDVKDEEAVVVDDIEPKIGHESNGNTPNPIGVENAGFEISDN
- the LOC129273375 gene encoding ileal sodium/bile acid cotransporter-like isoform X2 → MPMTNMATSNFILISLLTMTATMTTVDAQCGSVTLVNISYTEDFVYVYEGLQANFTLIIDDVVSDGILSFRSDSPHHFELKDPEVTFNLTVGGGYPMNITSTIIGNVISIEEMEILFTPDGSNGVVVVGSQSVGVRRIPNILQLIYIYTLLAWVVISYISMGGSMDLKAIWEKVRRPYGILIGLFCQFIIMPALTFAVARLITDEPTAAIGIVLVGTCPGGWLSNIFSVLLDVDYTLSVTMTFFSSIIALGMMPLNLLIYATPFTGGDARLGTPYVDLVQQLVILILPVFLGIGLSYKFKKFRKFCDKVIKPISALLIICGVSLGVPADLYAYTTSPLENWIASMITPVFGAFFGLAFARIFARDVRTSITISLETGVQNALLGRTIVALFYPQPEADLIARVQLTFVMVTLVEGTLASIIYSLFRYFCCRKQCDKMMPKEDDVKDEEAVVVDDIEPKIGHESNGNTPNPIGVENAGFEISDN